Proteins encoded in a region of the Tachyglossus aculeatus isolate mTacAcu1 chromosome 11, mTacAcu1.pri, whole genome shotgun sequence genome:
- the TBKBP1 gene encoding TANK-binding kinase 1-binding protein 1 isoform X2 — MESMFGDDVHVLSREALRPELAGDMCSASHFALVTAYGDIKERLAGLERENAALRRRLKAYEDPVIGMFEDDGSFYELKENVSFQRQLNQFQHELQQQNEREDQLCNLVQAYQKLREEKSQLENELAGMRALVETHLSQICSLEQQLRDQQTESGSCPSLSLSPPVHSSELHYLSLHGTPGLGHALDPSLGWQRAGGLEAAGEVTLQRLEEALEGAQHEARAAQRREEQLQAELKQLQDTRTQDLASNQSERDMAWVKKVGDDQVNLALAYTELTEELGRLRELSALQGQILRSLLQDQARSSGQRHCPLSPLSPTPQRHSPAPLAPASSPPGCPPLTSCPSPGPQRRSPGPLCPSPSPQRRSPASSCPSPALQPRLPSAGDRGLVEAAYAKPSSQLAKAGFQGRRSYSELANGTGYPVAVAAPGPWLQPEASTLPKPRAYGELFSAARPLSPRDSFEDIRLHFDKQSSDEEEWAVPSPPSPDPGTIRCASFCAGFPIPEAPAAYPSTEHAQSWPSINVRPCWLLMETVGSDIRSCPLCQLGFPVGYPDDALIKHIDSHLENSKI; from the exons ATGGAGTCCATGTTCGGGGATGACGTCCACGTCCTGAGCCGGGAGGCGCTGAGGCCGGAGCTGGCGGGAGACATGTGCTCGGCCTCCCACTTCGCCCTGGTCACGGCCTACGGGGACATCAAGGAgcggctggctgggctggagcgaGAGAACGCTGCCCTGCGAAGACGTCTCAAAGCCTATGAG GACCCGGTGATCGGGATGTTTGAGGACGACGGCAGCTTCTACGAGCTCAAGGAGAACGTCAGCTTCCAGCGGCAGCTCAACCAGTTTCAGCACGAG ctgcagcagcagaatGAGCGCGAGGACCAGCTCTGCAACCTGGTCCAGGCCTACCAGAAGCtcagggaggagaagagccagctGGAGAACGAGCTAGCCGGCATg CGGGCACTTGTAGAGACGCACCTGAGCCAGATCTGCAGCCTGGAGCAGCAGCTACGCGACCAGCAGACTGAGAGCGGCTCCTGCCCCAGCCTCAGTCTCAGCCCCCCCGTGCACAGCTCCGAGCTGCACTACCTGTCTCTGCACGGGACCCCCGGGCTGGGCCACG CGCTGGACCCGTCGCTGGGCTGGCAGAGAGCAGGCGGGCTGGAGGCGGCCGGCGAAGTGACCCTCCAGCGGCTGGAGGAGGCTCTGGAAGGCGCCCAGCACGAGGCCCGGGCGGCCCAGCGGCGGGAGGAACAGCTCCAGGCCGAGCTGAAGCAGCTCCAGGACACCCGGACCCAG GACTTGGCCTCCAACCAGTCGGAGAGGGACATGGCGTGGGTGAAGAAAGTCGGAGATGACCA GGTGAACCTGGCCTTGGCCTACACGGAGCTGACGGAGGAGCTGGGCCGTCTGAGAGAGCTGAGCGCCCTGCAGGGTCAGATCCTCAGGAGTCTCCTGCAAGACCAGGCTCGGAGCAGTG gccagaggcactgcCCGCTGTCCCCGCTGTCCCCCACTCCCCAGCGCCACTCCCCCGCTCCCCTGGCCCCGGCCTCTTCCCCTCCCGGCTGCCCCCCGCTGACCTCCTGTCCATCCCCAGGCCCCCAGCGCCGCTCACCAGGCCCTCTGTGcccgtcccccagcccccagcgccgctcacctgcctcctcctgtCCGTCCCCGGCCCTCCAGCCCCGGCTGCCCTCGGCCGGCGACAGGGGCCTGGTGGAGGCAGCCTACGCCAAGCCGAGCAGCCAGTTGGCCAAGGCGGGCTTCCAGGGCCGGCGCAGCTACTCGGAGCTGGCCAACGGGACGGGCTACCCGGTGGCGGTGGCGGCCCCCGGCCCCTGGCTGCAGCCCGAGGCCTCCACGCTGCCCAAGCCGCGGGCCTACGGGGAGCTGTTTAGTGCCGCCCGGCCCCTCAGCCCCCGGGACTCCTTCGAGGACATCCGGCTCCACTTCGACAAGCAGTCTTCGGATGAGGAGGAGTGGGCAGTGCCCAGCCCGCCCAGCCCAGACCCGGGCACCATCCGCTGTGCCTCCTTCTGTGCTGGCTTCCCCATCCCCGAGGCCCCGGCCGCGTACCCCAGCACAGAGCACGCCCAGTCCTGGCCGTCCATTAACGTGAGGCCGTGTTGG CTGCTGATGGAGACGGTGGGCTCGGACATCCGGAGCTGCCCCCTGTGCCAGCTGGGCTTCCCCGTTGGCTACCCGGATGACGCTCTCATCAAGCACATCGACTCGCACCTGGAGAACAGCAAAATCTAG
- the TBKBP1 gene encoding TANK-binding kinase 1-binding protein 1 isoform X4, whose product MESMFGDDVHVLSREALRPELAGDMCSASHFALVTAYGDIKERLAGLERENAALRRRLKAYEVKDPVIGMFEDDGSFYELKENVSFQRQLNQFQHELQQQNEREDQLCNLVQAYQKLREEKSQLENELAGMRALVETHLSQICSLEQQLRDQQTESGSCPSLSLSPPVHSSELHYLSLHGTPGLGHALDPSLGWQRAGGLEAAGEVTLQRLEEALEGAQHEARAAQRREEQLQAELKQLQDTRTQDLASNQSERDMAWVKKVGDDQVNLALAYTELTEELGRLRELSALQGQILRSLLQDQARSSGPQRRSPGPLCPSPSPQRRSPASSCPSPALQPRLPSAGDRGLVEAAYAKPSSQLAKAGFQGRRSYSELANGTGYPVAVAAPGPWLQPEASTLPKPRAYGELFSAARPLSPRDSFEDIRLHFDKQSSDEEEWAVPSPPSPDPGTIRCASFCAGFPIPEAPAAYPSTEHAQSWPSINVRPCWLLMETVGSDIRSCPLCQLGFPVGYPDDALIKHIDSHLENSKI is encoded by the exons ATGGAGTCCATGTTCGGGGATGACGTCCACGTCCTGAGCCGGGAGGCGCTGAGGCCGGAGCTGGCGGGAGACATGTGCTCGGCCTCCCACTTCGCCCTGGTCACGGCCTACGGGGACATCAAGGAgcggctggctgggctggagcgaGAGAACGCTGCCCTGCGAAGACGTCTCAAAGCCTATGAGGtcaag GACCCGGTGATCGGGATGTTTGAGGACGACGGCAGCTTCTACGAGCTCAAGGAGAACGTCAGCTTCCAGCGGCAGCTCAACCAGTTTCAGCACGAG ctgcagcagcagaatGAGCGCGAGGACCAGCTCTGCAACCTGGTCCAGGCCTACCAGAAGCtcagggaggagaagagccagctGGAGAACGAGCTAGCCGGCATg CGGGCACTTGTAGAGACGCACCTGAGCCAGATCTGCAGCCTGGAGCAGCAGCTACGCGACCAGCAGACTGAGAGCGGCTCCTGCCCCAGCCTCAGTCTCAGCCCCCCCGTGCACAGCTCCGAGCTGCACTACCTGTCTCTGCACGGGACCCCCGGGCTGGGCCACG CGCTGGACCCGTCGCTGGGCTGGCAGAGAGCAGGCGGGCTGGAGGCGGCCGGCGAAGTGACCCTCCAGCGGCTGGAGGAGGCTCTGGAAGGCGCCCAGCACGAGGCCCGGGCGGCCCAGCGGCGGGAGGAACAGCTCCAGGCCGAGCTGAAGCAGCTCCAGGACACCCGGACCCAG GACTTGGCCTCCAACCAGTCGGAGAGGGACATGGCGTGGGTGAAGAAAGTCGGAGATGACCA GGTGAACCTGGCCTTGGCCTACACGGAGCTGACGGAGGAGCTGGGCCGTCTGAGAGAGCTGAGCGCCCTGCAGGGTCAGATCCTCAGGAGTCTCCTGCAAGACCAGGCTCGGAGCAGTG GCCCCCAGCGCCGCTCACCAGGCCCTCTGTGcccgtcccccagcccccagcgccgctcacctgcctcctcctgtCCGTCCCCGGCCCTCCAGCCCCGGCTGCCCTCGGCCGGCGACAGGGGCCTGGTGGAGGCAGCCTACGCCAAGCCGAGCAGCCAGTTGGCCAAGGCGGGCTTCCAGGGCCGGCGCAGCTACTCGGAGCTGGCCAACGGGACGGGCTACCCGGTGGCGGTGGCGGCCCCCGGCCCCTGGCTGCAGCCCGAGGCCTCCACGCTGCCCAAGCCGCGGGCCTACGGGGAGCTGTTTAGTGCCGCCCGGCCCCTCAGCCCCCGGGACTCCTTCGAGGACATCCGGCTCCACTTCGACAAGCAGTCTTCGGATGAGGAGGAGTGGGCAGTGCCCAGCCCGCCCAGCCCAGACCCGGGCACCATCCGCTGTGCCTCCTTCTGTGCTGGCTTCCCCATCCCCGAGGCCCCGGCCGCGTACCCCAGCACAGAGCACGCCCAGTCCTGGCCGTCCATTAACGTGAGGCCGTGTTGG CTGCTGATGGAGACGGTGGGCTCGGACATCCGGAGCTGCCCCCTGTGCCAGCTGGGCTTCCCCGTTGGCTACCCGGATGACGCTCTCATCAAGCACATCGACTCGCACCTGGAGAACAGCAAAATCTAG
- the TBKBP1 gene encoding TANK-binding kinase 1-binding protein 1 isoform X1, whose amino-acid sequence MESMFGDDVHVLSREALRPELAGDMCSASHFALVTAYGDIKERLAGLERENAALRRRLKAYEVKDPVIGMFEDDGSFYELKENVSFQRQLNQFQHELQQQNEREDQLCNLVQAYQKLREEKSQLENELAGMRALVETHLSQICSLEQQLRDQQTESGSCPSLSLSPPVHSSELHYLSLHGTPGLGHALDPSLGWQRAGGLEAAGEVTLQRLEEALEGAQHEARAAQRREEQLQAELKQLQDTRTQDLASNQSERDMAWVKKVGDDQVNLALAYTELTEELGRLRELSALQGQILRSLLQDQARSSGQRHCPLSPLSPTPQRHSPAPLAPASSPPGCPPLTSCPSPGPQRRSPGPLCPSPSPQRRSPASSCPSPALQPRLPSAGDRGLVEAAYAKPSSQLAKAGFQGRRSYSELANGTGYPVAVAAPGPWLQPEASTLPKPRAYGELFSAARPLSPRDSFEDIRLHFDKQSSDEEEWAVPSPPSPDPGTIRCASFCAGFPIPEAPAAYPSTEHAQSWPSINVRPCWLLMETVGSDIRSCPLCQLGFPVGYPDDALIKHIDSHLENSKI is encoded by the exons ATGGAGTCCATGTTCGGGGATGACGTCCACGTCCTGAGCCGGGAGGCGCTGAGGCCGGAGCTGGCGGGAGACATGTGCTCGGCCTCCCACTTCGCCCTGGTCACGGCCTACGGGGACATCAAGGAgcggctggctgggctggagcgaGAGAACGCTGCCCTGCGAAGACGTCTCAAAGCCTATGAGGtcaag GACCCGGTGATCGGGATGTTTGAGGACGACGGCAGCTTCTACGAGCTCAAGGAGAACGTCAGCTTCCAGCGGCAGCTCAACCAGTTTCAGCACGAG ctgcagcagcagaatGAGCGCGAGGACCAGCTCTGCAACCTGGTCCAGGCCTACCAGAAGCtcagggaggagaagagccagctGGAGAACGAGCTAGCCGGCATg CGGGCACTTGTAGAGACGCACCTGAGCCAGATCTGCAGCCTGGAGCAGCAGCTACGCGACCAGCAGACTGAGAGCGGCTCCTGCCCCAGCCTCAGTCTCAGCCCCCCCGTGCACAGCTCCGAGCTGCACTACCTGTCTCTGCACGGGACCCCCGGGCTGGGCCACG CGCTGGACCCGTCGCTGGGCTGGCAGAGAGCAGGCGGGCTGGAGGCGGCCGGCGAAGTGACCCTCCAGCGGCTGGAGGAGGCTCTGGAAGGCGCCCAGCACGAGGCCCGGGCGGCCCAGCGGCGGGAGGAACAGCTCCAGGCCGAGCTGAAGCAGCTCCAGGACACCCGGACCCAG GACTTGGCCTCCAACCAGTCGGAGAGGGACATGGCGTGGGTGAAGAAAGTCGGAGATGACCA GGTGAACCTGGCCTTGGCCTACACGGAGCTGACGGAGGAGCTGGGCCGTCTGAGAGAGCTGAGCGCCCTGCAGGGTCAGATCCTCAGGAGTCTCCTGCAAGACCAGGCTCGGAGCAGTG gccagaggcactgcCCGCTGTCCCCGCTGTCCCCCACTCCCCAGCGCCACTCCCCCGCTCCCCTGGCCCCGGCCTCTTCCCCTCCCGGCTGCCCCCCGCTGACCTCCTGTCCATCCCCAGGCCCCCAGCGCCGCTCACCAGGCCCTCTGTGcccgtcccccagcccccagcgccgctcacctgcctcctcctgtCCGTCCCCGGCCCTCCAGCCCCGGCTGCCCTCGGCCGGCGACAGGGGCCTGGTGGAGGCAGCCTACGCCAAGCCGAGCAGCCAGTTGGCCAAGGCGGGCTTCCAGGGCCGGCGCAGCTACTCGGAGCTGGCCAACGGGACGGGCTACCCGGTGGCGGTGGCGGCCCCCGGCCCCTGGCTGCAGCCCGAGGCCTCCACGCTGCCCAAGCCGCGGGCCTACGGGGAGCTGTTTAGTGCCGCCCGGCCCCTCAGCCCCCGGGACTCCTTCGAGGACATCCGGCTCCACTTCGACAAGCAGTCTTCGGATGAGGAGGAGTGGGCAGTGCCCAGCCCGCCCAGCCCAGACCCGGGCACCATCCGCTGTGCCTCCTTCTGTGCTGGCTTCCCCATCCCCGAGGCCCCGGCCGCGTACCCCAGCACAGAGCACGCCCAGTCCTGGCCGTCCATTAACGTGAGGCCGTGTTGG CTGCTGATGGAGACGGTGGGCTCGGACATCCGGAGCTGCCCCCTGTGCCAGCTGGGCTTCCCCGTTGGCTACCCGGATGACGCTCTCATCAAGCACATCGACTCGCACCTGGAGAACAGCAAAATCTAG
- the TBKBP1 gene encoding TANK-binding kinase 1-binding protein 1 isoform X3: protein MESMFGDDVHVLSREALRPELAGDMCSASHFALVTAYGDIKERLAGLERENAALRRRLKAYEVKDPVIGMFEDDGSFYELKENVSFQRQLNQFQHELQQQNEREDQLCNLVQAYQKLREEKSQLENELAGMRALVETHLSQICSLEQQLRDQQTESGSCPSLSLSPPVHSSELHYLSLHGTPGLGHALDPSLGWQRAGGLEAAGEVTLQRLEEALEGAQHEARAAQRREEQLQAELKQLQDTRTQDLASNQSERDMAWVKKVGDDQVNLALAYTELTEELGRLRELSALQGQILRSLLQDQARSSGQRHCPLSPLSPTPQRHSPAPLAPASSPPGCPPLTSCPSPGPQRRSPGPLCPSPSPQRRSPASSCPSPALQPRLPSAGDRGLVEAAYAKPSSQLAKAGFQGRRSYSELANGTGYPVAVAAPGPWLQPEASTLPKPRAYGELFSAARPLSPRDSFEDIRLHFDKQSSDEEEWAVPSPPSPDPGTIRCASFCAGFPIPEAPAAYPSTEHAQSWPSINLLMETVGSDIRSCPLCQLGFPVGYPDDALIKHIDSHLENSKI, encoded by the exons ATGGAGTCCATGTTCGGGGATGACGTCCACGTCCTGAGCCGGGAGGCGCTGAGGCCGGAGCTGGCGGGAGACATGTGCTCGGCCTCCCACTTCGCCCTGGTCACGGCCTACGGGGACATCAAGGAgcggctggctgggctggagcgaGAGAACGCTGCCCTGCGAAGACGTCTCAAAGCCTATGAGGtcaag GACCCGGTGATCGGGATGTTTGAGGACGACGGCAGCTTCTACGAGCTCAAGGAGAACGTCAGCTTCCAGCGGCAGCTCAACCAGTTTCAGCACGAG ctgcagcagcagaatGAGCGCGAGGACCAGCTCTGCAACCTGGTCCAGGCCTACCAGAAGCtcagggaggagaagagccagctGGAGAACGAGCTAGCCGGCATg CGGGCACTTGTAGAGACGCACCTGAGCCAGATCTGCAGCCTGGAGCAGCAGCTACGCGACCAGCAGACTGAGAGCGGCTCCTGCCCCAGCCTCAGTCTCAGCCCCCCCGTGCACAGCTCCGAGCTGCACTACCTGTCTCTGCACGGGACCCCCGGGCTGGGCCACG CGCTGGACCCGTCGCTGGGCTGGCAGAGAGCAGGCGGGCTGGAGGCGGCCGGCGAAGTGACCCTCCAGCGGCTGGAGGAGGCTCTGGAAGGCGCCCAGCACGAGGCCCGGGCGGCCCAGCGGCGGGAGGAACAGCTCCAGGCCGAGCTGAAGCAGCTCCAGGACACCCGGACCCAG GACTTGGCCTCCAACCAGTCGGAGAGGGACATGGCGTGGGTGAAGAAAGTCGGAGATGACCA GGTGAACCTGGCCTTGGCCTACACGGAGCTGACGGAGGAGCTGGGCCGTCTGAGAGAGCTGAGCGCCCTGCAGGGTCAGATCCTCAGGAGTCTCCTGCAAGACCAGGCTCGGAGCAGTG gccagaggcactgcCCGCTGTCCCCGCTGTCCCCCACTCCCCAGCGCCACTCCCCCGCTCCCCTGGCCCCGGCCTCTTCCCCTCCCGGCTGCCCCCCGCTGACCTCCTGTCCATCCCCAGGCCCCCAGCGCCGCTCACCAGGCCCTCTGTGcccgtcccccagcccccagcgccgctcacctgcctcctcctgtCCGTCCCCGGCCCTCCAGCCCCGGCTGCCCTCGGCCGGCGACAGGGGCCTGGTGGAGGCAGCCTACGCCAAGCCGAGCAGCCAGTTGGCCAAGGCGGGCTTCCAGGGCCGGCGCAGCTACTCGGAGCTGGCCAACGGGACGGGCTACCCGGTGGCGGTGGCGGCCCCCGGCCCCTGGCTGCAGCCCGAGGCCTCCACGCTGCCCAAGCCGCGGGCCTACGGGGAGCTGTTTAGTGCCGCCCGGCCCCTCAGCCCCCGGGACTCCTTCGAGGACATCCGGCTCCACTTCGACAAGCAGTCTTCGGATGAGGAGGAGTGGGCAGTGCCCAGCCCGCCCAGCCCAGACCCGGGCACCATCCGCTGTGCCTCCTTCTGTGCTGGCTTCCCCATCCCCGAGGCCCCGGCCGCGTACCCCAGCACAGAGCACGCCCAGTCCTGGCCGTCCATTAAC CTGCTGATGGAGACGGTGGGCTCGGACATCCGGAGCTGCCCCCTGTGCCAGCTGGGCTTCCCCGTTGGCTACCCGGATGACGCTCTCATCAAGCACATCGACTCGCACCTGGAGAACAGCAAAATCTAG